A region of the bacterium genome:
AAACGATTGCGCCGGCGCTCATTAAGGTTCCTCCTCCGCTTCCCATGAATTGCACTGCTGCTTCTGCCAGCGGTGATTGAGCGGACGTCAGGTCCGGATGGGTGGCAACCGAAACAACCTGGATCAGGAAATAGATTACGATCGTCAGAATCGTTCCGATCAGCAATCCGCGCGGCAAAGTCTTTTGAGGATTTACGATTTCTCCGCCAGGGACTGCAACGATTTCAAATCCACTGAATACAAAAATTGCTAGAAGCAACGTTTCCGCAAGCGGACTAAACGCCGGGAATTTCATTCCTGAAAATAGATTCCAGTTGACAAAGAAAAGACCAATGCCGATAAACAGCAGCAGCGGAATTAGCTTTGCCGCGGTAAGAAAATTAATCACGCGTGAACTAAACTTAATTCCGATGTAATTGGCTCCGCCGAGCAAAAAGAAAGTCAGAAGGATGATGCCAACACGAAGCATTGTGCCGATTGATCCGAAATGACTGATGAATCCGATCATGGCATTACACAGCGCTGCTACAGAGCTCAGTCTTGCCAGAAAGTACATCCACCCGATTACAAAAGCAAAAGCGCCACCGAACGCCTCCGACGCATAAAGGTAAGCTCCACCCGTTCGATCATACCTGCCGCCAAGTTCTGCAAAACAGAGCACGATGATGCAAGCGAACAGACCTGCCAGAATGAAAGCAATCGGACTGGCGATTCCAAGAATTTTTCCCGCCGTTGCCGGCAATGCAAATATTCCAGCGCCGATAATGCCATTAATGGTCAGCGCAATTACTTCCTTTAATCCGACTGCGCGTATGAGTTTCTGCTCAGACATTTCTTCCT
Encoded here:
- a CDS encoding amino acid permease, whose amino-acid sequence is MSEQKLIRAVGLKEVIALTINGIIGAGIFALPATAGKILGIASPIAFILAGLFACIIVLCFAELGGRYDRTGGAYLYASEAFGGAFAFVIGWMYFLARLSSVAALCNAMIGFISHFGSIGTMLRVGIILLTFFLLGGANYIGIKFSSRVINFLTAAKLIPLLLFIGIGLFFVNWNLFSGMKFPAFSPLAETLLLAIFVFSGFEIVAVPGGEIVNPQKTLPRGLLIGTILTIVIYFLIQVVSVATHPDLTSAQSPLAEAAVQFMGSGGGTLMSAGAIVSTLGTMLLLVLAAPRILYAMSVHDQMPRFLQAIHPRFRTPHIATVLITALAALITISGTFSQLATLSAMARLVTYAGAALSLLKLRRKDPSPETFRVPGGPVLPVLTILISLLLLTA